tcactgcaacgtctattgcatgacttatgcgtacaggagcagcatcaattggataatgaaactcctttaaaaagtattgatgtaacactactagaagatattgaagcgccatctaaaatgtgggactccacaatagtgggcgataccactttacaaacttcacctttgaaaattgtgagacttctcagaccatctactatactagaggaaaattgcgaagatcagtctaatagttctttgggtggtgatgatgcatcatcacacataagctttcaaagcgctcaaaaaggcagtgaaacttcagcgacaacaagcttttaaaaaaaaagctttaccTACGCTCTAAATCTACGCCGTCATATACGTACTCATACCGGTGGAAAACCATACAAATGCGAATACTGCGAATGCACCTTTGCTGTAAGCGATCCAGTTCTGTCGCATTTACGTACACATctgggcaaaaatattcatagatGTGAGTTTTGCCCATCAACTTTTCCTCACTTTACGGAGTTACGTACGCATTTAACTACGCACAAAGACGAAGATCCAGAAACGCGGGAGCGAAATATGACAGCCTTAAAGGAGGAGGAGgctaaattaaagcaaaatttggCCACTAAAATTCAGCAGCCGCCAAAACCCAAACGAAAATATACGTGCAATTTCTGCAACAAGGGTAAAGGTTTATAAGACTGTGATTGTAAATGATATTCATTTTACTGATCGTTAATTCACAGATTTTACAACTTCAGCTAAGCTAAAGCGCCATATACGTATGCATACCGGCGAGCGACCATACTCGTGCTCAGAGTGTGGGAAATCATTCTCATTGAAATCGTAAGAATATACAATAGGGTTCAGAGTTTGAACGGCCGGCAGttaaaaattgatttattttaaaagttaataaaaaaacttatatctAAACATATCCGTAAAACGAAAGGCACAAAAACAAAAGCTCAGTTAAAATGGGACAACTAAATGAAACCTTATATCCATATCgcctgctgattggaatatcaaccggttgttgttgtagcagttaggtggggcgaagcactgctacaacaatatcacccggtctcgggtgccgtttcgaaaagcacctttctcagaaaatatttgaataaccccgtatattagaaaagccctatcacagaattcggttgaagaatgccctaactcagatttggcttcaaaaatgaccgatctgagctcaaatacaacacattttgacaatagctggagtgcttatgaaaaaaattctaagatagggcgttcttcaaacgaattctgagaaaggaagtttttggaacggcagccgagatttggtgatattccactcagcagccgatatgaatatatggtaagcctcatttttaccgacctttcctttcctttttaaaaatgtgcttaacaaaacttttttcttttaatgcactcttaaaatgaatccataagcactgtaacgttaacaactttttcatacttgttttttgatttgtattgagagtggcgattttaatattagaacggctaatttagacaattaaaataacaaaaattactacAAAGCCAAATTTTAGTGAGGACCTCTAGTTtaccataaaaatattaaaattaaatgtccCCATCTATCCTATtcgagctaaaaaaaaattactcgagGTCAAGGGTCATTGCCTTAATAGCACcgcagaaaaattcctccaattcttttctcctagagagaacaataattagggaataggaatttcgaatcttcgaagtcagctgatttgccaattgaaattttgttgcgcatttctatttttgttaacaaattaaaagtttagttattgttgcgaatttgtttaaaattgagaaaaaaaaatataagcaaagcaacagggagcaacaaacgaatgatgcaaccatctttcacacgttgttattgtagcagtgcttcgcgccatccaataggtgcgaccgatcagaaattatcatcaatatcctctaacgggagtccaaggaaacttgctgtttcgacaggggggaccataatgaaaggggtgttagaggcgttggttccacattacaattaaagagatggttggtgccatgtggggacacattgcaagcggggcatacattttgtatgtcggggttgattctggataggtaagagtttaacctgttacagtatccagaacgaagttgagctagagtgactcgcttttctctggggagtatgcgttcctcttccgcgaggtttggatacttttctttgagtactggattcaccgggcaattcctagcataaaggtccgacgcttgtttatggagttcaccaaggacctgcttgtgttttttcgcttcatacggctgggttctcaggagccgtatttcctcaaaatgcttacggagataactccttaggcacctaggcggtgctggttgaccaattagatgtctgttgggatgctcaggtttctgggtattcaacaggaactgtttggtcagcatctcatttctctccctgatggggagtattctcgcctcattatgcagatggtgttctggggacataagaagacagcccgtggcaattctgagagtagtattttggcaggcctgtagctgcttccagtgggtaatttttaggcttggcgaccatatgggtgacgcatagcacttaatcggctggctaattgctatgtgtgtagtcatgagcgtttctttatcctttccccaggtactgccagcgagggatttgaggattttggtacggctctgaattctcggaacaattgcggctgcgtgctcaccaaaatgtaaatcctgatgaaagtcacacccaaaattttaaggtgtaagacagtcggtagggtaatgtcatatggtcgacatttggcgcggccatgttttaaataagatcaccgatgatttggttggttacaatatcaggtttcgcgaggcgacaaaactggagagattggggagatagctgtttattttattacaaagctcatcggtgtaggaaacaatagcataggtgtagaagcaatagtgattccttctggtggtaaaggtagctattgatatgtagaagtaaaacaaaaatttgatgaatatgagtttttttttaagttattgcaaaaaagcgttgaggatttttaatatcttacgaggtaccttcgtacatgtttctttatttgattttattaaattttattgattttattaaattttataaaatgtttcttcctccacagttccatttccgtattggatggtaaatatggttttcgcattttctccatcaataactgacaaggtggaaaaaatctatgcgtgtaaatcgcaacatatcttggtcgagcgtttcttcaatagctctctagtggtgatggtgacagcagagaaacccaactgccaactgtttacaaatgttacaatatatcaattgcgtctacggctaaaatacccacagtatatgaatgaatcgaacgcacctaattgtctgcctaacggatagtatacatattcatcaaatcgaaaatattgcatcaaacgaactgggtctgaatactgaaacagtacacatattcaaaatcgatgaggaggctatgatgatggtatagggtgagttgttgaataacatacgaaaaccactttaacccatctatatatttgcattacagctaaagctttacaaacagcaaaaattgctggcgccaagcaattggaaaaggcagtgaagcattcatcacactgtacggatggtgtaaagttagaaactgctgttgtaacagctgccaccgacacaacggtcatatctacttcgccgagtaacggctcgtccgactatctatcgaagacagtataatcatatcttttgccaacacaggttagcgatgtgcttgcacaagaaaagatttcaattggaaaacaaaaaccaattaagagagtttatttattattaaagtatttacttttctttatatcaacagtattaatttaagttgcaatatcacgtgcatatataataagggatgtgatacgattgctgtcggaattagatttgaaaccaatcaatactcctgctaagggttgtagaattattgcttgaataattagatttagaacaataataagtctgacttaattacaagtcgtacatttttaaattcatcaattacgacagcaatcggattctacgacacctttgaatattcttgatctgaaaaaagagtaaacctaatctgaatttctactaagcttttagttgtagattattcaaataattggagttttttctaaagcttaaaattattttctgctcgcttagaaaagatttcaattggaaaagaaaaaccaattaagagagtttatgttattattaaagtacttacttttctttatatgaactgtattaatataagttacaatttcatgtgcatatataataaagtatgtcgtggtacgattgctgttggaattagatttgaaaccaatcaatactcctgctatgggttgcagaattattgcttgaatgattagatttagaacaataataagtctgactcaattactagtcgtacatttttaagttcatcaattacgacagcaatcggatccacgacacctttgaatattcttgatctgaatttctactaagatttaagttgtagattattcaaacaATTGGAGTTTtgtctaaagcttaatattatttttttgctcgcttagaagagattggaaaacaaaaaccaattaagcgagtttatttattattaaagttcttctgttttatatgaactggattaatataagttccaatttcatgtacatatataataatattgaaaataataaatattgaaaattcaatttttttggttcatattttaatcaAATggttgctccaggtaaagtaaatctgcaggtaaaattcatgttatatggcggttatataaatggtaaaaccgcagtaaaatttattgtcaaatggctcgaaaatgtagagtgaaatgacggagaatattaccgccatttgacgagcattgtgacgtgtgtgaacagcacagtgctatgctcacatcctataagtgggagcggaatgcacgatcacattaataggaacgaaacggaaaatttggtcacaaaagttcatcacgcccatgcaaacgtgactatgaatataaccgctgcagaaagtcacaatgaccgtaaaatgacgtggagcgtttttgcagggtaacaTACACCTTTcatactaccctgcaaaaacgctccacgtcattttactagtcattttacggtcattgtgactttctgcagcggttatattcatagtcacgtttgcatgggcgtgatgaacttttgtgaccaaattttccgtttcgttcctattaatgtgatcgtgcattccgctcccacttataggatgtgagcatagcactgtgctgctcacacacgtcacaatgctcgtcaaatggcggtcatttttccgtcatttcactctacattttcgagtcattttacaatcaattttactgcggttttaccatttatataaccgccatataacgtgaattttacctgcagatttactttacctggagcagccatatgaataaaatatgaaccaaaaaaattgaattttcaatatttattattttcaatattattatatatgtacatgaacttggaacttatattaatccagttcatataaaacagaagaactttaataataaataaactcgcttaattggtttttgttttccaattgaaatctcttctaagcgagcaaaaaataattttaagcttcagaaaaaactccaattatttgaataatctacaacttaaagcttagtagaaattcagatcaagaatattcaaaggtgtcgtggatccgattgctgtcgtaattgaagaacttaaaaatgtacgactattaattgagtcagacttattattgttctaaatctaatcattcaagcaataattctgcaacccaaagcaggagtattgattggtttcaaatctaattccgacagcaatcgtatcacatcccttattatatatgtacgtgatattgcaccttaaattaatacaattgatataaagaaaagtaagtactttaataataacataaactcttttaattggtttttgttttccaattgaaatcttttctaagcgagtagaaaataattttaagcttcagaaaaaacttcaattatttgaataatctacaacttaaagcttagtagaaattcagattacgtttactcttttttcaaatcaagaatattcaaaggtgtcgtggaatccgaatgctgtcgtaattgatgaacttaaaaatgtacgacttgtaataaagtcagacttattattgttctaaatctaattattcaagcaataattctacaacccttagcaggagtattgattggtttcaaatctaattccgacagcattcgtatcacatcccttattatatatgtacgtgatattgcaacataaattaatactgttgatataaataaaagaaaatactttaacaataaataaactctcttaattggtttttgctttccaattgaaatcttttcctgtgcaagcacatcgctaacctgtgttgtcaaaagatatgattatactgtcttcgatagatagtcggaccagccgctactcggcgaagtagagatgaccgttgtgtcggtggtagctgttacaacagcagtttctaactttacaccatccgtacagtgttatgaatgcttcactgccttttccaattgcttggcgccagcaattttgctgtttttaaagctttagctgtaatgcaaatatatagatgggttaaagtggttttcgtatgttattcaacaactcaccctataccatcatcacagcctcctcatcgattttgaatatgtgtactgtttcagtattcagacccagttcgtgcaaccgattcattcatatactgtgggtatttgagccgtagatgcaatggaagatattttgattctttttgaagtgtaacatttataaacagttgggtttctctgctgtcaccatcaccactagagagctattgaagaaacgctcgaccaagataatatgtgagatttacacgcatagatttcttccaccttttcacagttattgatggagaaaatgcgaaagccatatttaccatccaataccgaaatagaactgtagaggaagaaacattttataaaatttaataaaatcaaaaaatgatagttgtgctaaaatggggtaacgtattgtatgttaaagtatagcgaagtctcagcggctttgtcctggtgaaaattgagtttgaataggttttattcttcattattagaaacatgtacgaaggtacctggtaagatattaaaaatcctcaacgctttttttgctataacttaaaaaaactcatattcaaacttctgcttaacttctacatatcaatagctacctttaccaccaggagtcactattgcttctacgcctatgctattgtttcctacatcgatgaactttgtaataaaataaacagctatctccccaatctctccagttttgtcgcctcgcgaaacctgatattttcatcaaccaaatcatcggtgaccttatttaaaacatgccaaatgtcgaccgtgtttgggagcagtggtggacccaacagaagaggagatcgagggcttggcatgggctcatgaggcggtagaagtaggtcgaaggcagttcaaagggtttgctgcgagaaaccctcggttctgcaaccggtatgaggaggaagaagcgtcgaatggcagaaagggcccagtcccagagccgcgacacagggcagtcccatagacaagacaagtaggcccaaagctgtaagacagatgggccccaatagcgaggtagcaactacctcgaaggctgcgagtcagagggaagttcccactatggaagtaggagttaagccaaagggagataacgctaagactccgactttctcggaggtgctagagggagctaagactccggctttctcggaggtgccaaagggaaataacactaagacgccggcttttcccgagaaaatgagtgatgtggcaaagcagtcactgcctgtggcgctggttgatcgtagcagtcctttcgaacagatgactagtgaaaggtggagatctgtagaaaaggagcttaagatgatgcgggaataaccaagtaagctccttccaacctttgattcgggggatggtataatggtatgaagatgatagcgtgcgacaacatcgcgagcttgcggtggctggaggaagtggttccaaaccccaaaggcagggcacgaacgcgcgttttgagatggtggataaagcgcaaatccccaaggtaccaaaagttaaggtatggatgcGGATATgagtgatgaagtcggaggatacaatgCGACTTtttcagaatcagaatccgaacataccgacacaggattggaaggtacttactgtatctcggcctacggaggaaggtcagttatacattttccaaataaacaagcaggcggaggatatattgtacgcgcagcttggaaaaatgtccttaggtacaggcaaaatttatatgctactcaggaaaagaagtcgcgggtattaaagtcctaacacgctggacgtgggcgaagtcgaaaaggacctcaaaagcctaagggaaaaaagacaggtggaggtagcccacgtcactccgaatgtgttagaaggggaccaacagccagatggtgctgtgagtcgcacagaggaacacccggcacaacaggtacaagagtctgaagggggcttcgaacactctaaaccaaaagggctaggggaggacgacgacgtcccgatgaaggtgctggagggggacaagcagcccattggtgctgcgagtcctacagataaacctccaacacagtaaagtggcgtcgagcgaactcctcctcctaacgcgctgatacaggagccgtggcttccatcgggaggaaaggtttctggaatatgcgcaaacggaaggacgggtgcgagctgtagtaatggtaagggaacagctgcattcatatgtgctgcctaattacactactgaggacctcgtagtggtggtgaaatcgccgggctcagatggtacatgtccggccatgctacaagtttcaagtagggcggtcgtgggatggcttaaaataatattcgatgggtgcataaactgaatcatgtaccgcactcttggagaactgctcgtgtagctttcctaccaaaggcggggaagatcggtcacgtgtatcctaaagattatagacccaatagcttaccatcatttctgctcaaaacctttgagaggctgctagatgtgtacataaagtccaacgtggatgaaaagctgctctccacaacacaacaggcgtacaccaaaggcaagtcagtggacaccgcattgcatagggtggtaataggcatagaaaaacccctggaatataaggaatatgctctagaagtcttcttaagcattgccggggctt
The Eurosta solidaginis isolate ZX-2024a chromosome 5, ASM4086904v1, whole genome shotgun sequence DNA segment above includes these coding regions:
- the LOC137234009 gene encoding uncharacterized protein isoform X3, translated to MSLEKMCDKTASDPDSTLFKYIHSENKDMVKEYAKKRSADGNYFKIPCKQELQEIDEEAQSLQRLLHDLCVQEQHQLDNETPLKSIDVTLLEDIEAPSKMWDSTIVGDTTLQTSPLKIVRLLRPSTILEENCEDQSNSSLGGDDASSHISFQSAQKGSETSATTSF
- the LOC137234009 gene encoding gastrula zinc finger protein XlCGF49.1-like isoform X7, with amino-acid sequence MTALKEEEAKLKQNLATKIQQPPKPKRKYTCNFCNKDFTTSAKLKRHIRMHTGERPYSCSECGKSFSLKSSISVLDGKYGFRIFSINN